The Hujiaoplasma nucleasis DNA window TGACGATATCTAAATTTTGCTTGGCATTCTAAAGTACCTGTAAACTTATCCTTTGATATCCAATGTACATCTTCAACTATGACTCGATTGGCAAATAATAAGGGATGGTTCTTACCTTGCCCTACCAATAAAACATTTCGTTCTATGTCCTTACCAATCACAAACCAAGGGGCATTCGGATAGTCCTTGTGTCCACCTATTTCTAAACCTTTTCTTTGGCCAATTGTATAGTACATTAATCCTTCATGTCGGCCAAGGATATCACCATCAGTGCTTTCAATATCACCAGGTTTTGTAAAAATATAATTTTTTAAAAATTCTCTGAAATTTCTTTCTCCTATAAAGCATATGCCTGTTGAATCCTTTTTATCAAAAGTTGGTATCTGCATTTTTTCAGCTATTTCACGAACTTCTTTTTTTCTTAGTTCACCAACTGGAAATAATGATTTTGCTAATTGATCTTGATTTAAATGAGATAAGAAATATGATTGGTCTTTATTTTGGTCTAAACCTCTCAATAAATAATGTTGACCATTTATTGTTTTTCTTCGAGCATAATGACCATAGGCAAAGTAATCAGCCCCTAGACTTTTAGCCACTTCTTGAAAACCAGCAAACTTGACATACTTGTTACAAAGGATATCAGGATTGGGTGTTCTATTCTTTTTATATTCTTCAATAAAATAGGTAAAAACATAATCCCAATATTCTTGGATAAAATCATGTCGATGGAGTTCAATACCTAAATGCTCAGCAACCCTCTTAGCGTCTTGATAATCTTGTTCTTGAGGACAAGCATCATTTGGGTCATTTGGATTACCTAATATATCATTATTGGCTGCACTGTCCCAGTTTCTCATAAATAAACCAATAACTTCATAACCTTGTTCTTTAAGAAGATATGCACTGACTGCTGAGTCAACGCCTCCACTTAAACCTACAACAACTTTTTCTTTTTTCATGATCTTTTCACATCCGATGGTATTCGATAGTCACTCCTTGGTGATAAACCATAGTCAAAGACTTTAGGTGTATCAGGAGATGCAGTTCTTTTAAATTGTTGGGAATAAAAACGCTTAAAGAAATTCTCTACATAGTCATTGATTTCTTTTTCTTTAATATCAAAAACATGACCAAGTAAGAATTTAATTCTTTCTTTATCATCACCACAATTTAAAAATCTATATAAGATGAAATCATTGATTTCATATTTGCCGATAATATTTTCTGTTTTTTGATTAGAACTTAGTTCAGGACTAATTGGTGTATCTAAAATATCATAAAGGCATGCTTTAATATCATCATTAAAAACATAATCAGCATAAGCCTTTATCATAAAGCGAACGACAGTCTTAGGAATGCCACCATTGACATTGTACATAGACATTTGGTCACCATTATAAGTTGACCAACCTAAGGCTATTTCTGATAAATCACCTGTCCCAAGTACTATGCCTTTTTCCTTATTGGCCATATTCATTAAAACCATGGTCCTTGCTCTTGCTTGTGCATTTTCATAGGTGATATCTTCCGTTTCACCATCATGACCCAAAAGCTTTAGGTGGTCTTGAATATGGTCTTTTAAGTCTATTTCATGCATAGAAACACCCAATAACTCCATAAGTTTCTTAGCATTGGCATTGGTTCTTTCAGAAGTATGCATAGCTGGTAATGTATAAGCCATGATGCCTGATCTATCAAGACCCAAATAATCAAATGCATTGGCGGCTACCAATAAAGCCAGTGATGAATCTAAGCCCCCACTAATACCTACAATGATTTTTTTAATACCAATGTGAGAAATTCTTTTTGACAATCCAAATTCTTGAATTGAAGCTATTTTTTTAAAATTCTCATAGAGGTCTTTTTTTGGAACAAATGGTAATGGATCTATATCAGTAGAAAACTCATGGTCGTCTTTTTCCTCTAAGTGGAAATTTACTTTTTGATATTGGAATTTATACTTTAATATTGAATCTCTAAAAGAAGAATTAGATCTTCTTTCATAAGCTAATCTTTCCATATCAAGATCAACATATAAAATTGATGTTTCAAGAGAAAAAACATTGACTTCTTTAATTAACCTAGCATTATTGGCCACTATATTATGTCCAGAAAATACAGTTTCAGAAGAAGATTCACTGGCTCCTGCAGAACAATAAGCATAAATACCTGAGTTTTTTCTTGAATGTTCTAGAACAGCATTTCTTCTTACAGCTTCTTTGCCTACCGTTTCATTAGAGGCAGAGATATTAAATATAATATTAGCGCCATTAACCGATAATAAGTTACCTGGAGTGATGGTAGCCCACATATCTTCACAGATTTCTACTCCAAACTGAATGTCTTTATAAGTAAAAATAATGTTTCCAAAAGCAATATCTTTACCTAAATATTTAATATTTTTAATTTTGTCGACCACGTCAAAACCTGAGTTAAACCAACGTTTTTCATAATACTCTTTAGCGTTTGGTAAATAAAATTTAGGAACGATTCCTAAAATTTTATCTTCTTGTATGACGACAGCTGTATTTAAAACCATCTCTTCTAATAATAATGGCATACCCATAATAACAATCCCTTTAAAGTGATTATTACTTAAGAAGTATTGAATTGCTTTGTCATTATCTGTAAATAATGAATTTTGAAAGAATAAATCTCCACAAGTATAGGCTGTGGTTGCTAGTTCAGGAAAAACGGCGATAGAACTAGGGTTGTTTTCTAAGGCTTTAAGCATTTGATCAATATTAAATTTTGGATTCCCAACCTCAAGTTTTGGAGAAATCAGTGATATTTTTATAAAACCTTTATGCACTAGTCCTTACCTCCTCGGTATAAATCATGTTTCATAATGTAATGATAGATGCCCTCATCAACATAATAGGGATCTAGAGTTTCTCTAAATAGGCTACTAGATATATTTGAATGGAAATTTTCTAAAATGATGAAATGACTCTTATGATTTTTTAACAAGGTCTTCTTTTCGATTAATTTATCTAGGTTTTTTTTATGTCGATTAACTATAATGAATTTAAATTCACTGACTAATTTTTCAGCATTAATCCATTGATCTAAATGATTCAAGTTGTCAGCCCCTAATACAAAGGCGACCTCTTGATGAGGGTATTGATTTTTAATTTTAAGTAAAGACTGGTAAGTTCCTAAAAACTCTTCGTCTTCAGTTTCAATTTCTGATACAATAGCGTCATTTAAATCAGCAGTCAGTATTTTTAACATTTGTAATCTGTGCTTGTCTTCGATGAGAGATGCCTTTGAATATTTTTTTGAGACAGGTAAAAATATAAACTTATCGACAGGCACAAGTTCATGAATAAAATGATAGATTTCCTTATGGGCGATGGTTGGCGGATTAAAAGCCCCACCAAAAACAATAATCATAGGTCACCTTCTTATTATCTATTTTATCATAATAAAAACGCATTTAAAAGTGAATAATCTCTTTATAGAAAAGCATTTTATGATATACTTAAATGGGAGGTTAATATGGATAAAAACATAAGTTATATATTAGATTTTGCAAAAAAAATATTGAATATTCCTTCACCTAGCGGTTACACACATAAGGTGATTGAAGCTATTGAAGAAGAATCAAATAAACTTGGTTTGACTTCTTATAAAACAAAAAAAGGAAATTTAATTATTGATGTTTTAGGTACTTCAGATCAAACATTAGGTTTAAG harbors:
- the nadD gene encoding nicotinate (nicotinamide) nucleotide adenylyltransferase; amino-acid sequence: MIIVFGGAFNPPTIAHKEIYHFIHELVPVDKFIFLPVSKKYSKASLIEDKHRLQMLKILTADLNDAIVSEIETEDEEFLGTYQSLLKIKNQYPHQEVAFVLGADNLNHLDQWINAEKLVSEFKFIIVNRHKKNLDKLIEKKTLLKNHKSHFIILENFHSNISSSLFRETLDPYYVDEGIYHYIMKHDLYRGGKD
- the mnmA gene encoding tRNA 2-thiouridine(34) synthase MnmA, whose amino-acid sequence is MKKEKVVVGLSGGVDSAVSAYLLKEQGYEVIGLFMRNWDSAANNDILGNPNDPNDACPQEQDYQDAKRVAEHLGIELHRHDFIQEYWDYVFTYFIEEYKKNRTPNPDILCNKYVKFAGFQEVAKSLGADYFAYGHYARRKTINGQHYLLRGLDQNKDQSYFLSHLNQDQLAKSLFPVGELRKKEVREIAEKMQIPTFDKKDSTGICFIGERNFREFLKNYIFTKPGDIESTDGDILGRHEGLMYYTIGQRKGLEIGGHKDYPNAPWFVIGKDIERNVLLVGQGKNHPLLFANRVIVEDVHWISKDKFTGTLECQAKFRYRQADQTVIIKWINDRDVEVISNHPIKAVTPGQAAVFYQDEVCLGGGVIKASYQNQKKLMY
- a CDS encoding NAD(+) synthase, encoding MHKGFIKISLISPKLEVGNPKFNIDQMLKALENNPSSIAVFPELATTAYTCGDLFFQNSLFTDNDKAIQYFLSNNHFKGIVIMGMPLLLEEMVLNTAVVIQEDKILGIVPKFYLPNAKEYYEKRWFNSGFDVVDKIKNIKYLGKDIAFGNIIFTYKDIQFGVEICEDMWATITPGNLLSVNGANIIFNISASNETVGKEAVRRNAVLEHSRKNSGIYAYCSAGASESSSETVFSGHNIVANNARLIKEVNVFSLETSILYVDLDMERLAYERRSNSSFRDSILKYKFQYQKVNFHLEEKDDHEFSTDIDPLPFVPKKDLYENFKKIASIQEFGLSKRISHIGIKKIIVGISGGLDSSLALLVAANAFDYLGLDRSGIMAYTLPAMHTSERTNANAKKLMELLGVSMHEIDLKDHIQDHLKLLGHDGETEDITYENAQARARTMVLMNMANKEKGIVLGTGDLSEIALGWSTYNGDQMSMYNVNGGIPKTVVRFMIKAYADYVFNDDIKACLYDILDTPISPELSSNQKTENIIGKYEINDFILYRFLNCGDDKERIKFLLGHVFDIKEKEINDYVENFFKRFYSQQFKRTASPDTPKVFDYGLSPRSDYRIPSDVKRS